The genomic interval TTCTACTCTTTgccctctgccagtcagccaatcttctgtccatgctagttagtatatttcctgtaataccatggacttctGATTAGCAGCCtaatgtgcagcatcttgtcaacaGAAATTCCAAGTAAACAGCGTTCACTAGCTTGTATTTGCCAATTTTGCCTGTTGTCGCCTCAAAAATTCCAGCAGATTTACTGGGCATGATTTCCACTTAAGGGAACCATGTACACTTCGGCCTATTTCATTGTGTGCCTCTAAGTACCAGAAATCGTTATCCTGAATGATGGACTCGAAATTCTTGCCAACCACTGGTCAAGCTAACTAGCCGATAATTTCCAGTCCATTGCACCACCCCCCCCCGcacctaaagagtggagtgacgtttgtGATTCTCCATTACTACTGAATTCGAAAGCGGAAGAAGATTTTAACAGTTTTGATAAGATAGCTCTATGAATGTAAACCATTCTAAATGCTCCTATAAAGTAATTTCAGTTACCAAAAATTACTCCCATGCAGGACACCCATATTAAAACACATTGAAGAATCTCAATTCACAGTGAGTTCATTTGACAATTAAAGATTCCCTCAACCACTTCCTAATTTTCCTTCACAAATTATTAGGTCAAGCTCCAATTATCATCTAAGGTGAGGATGATCTGTCTGTATGTTATATTTCACACCAGCCTGACACCTCCTCCTCTGACTCCTGAGGAGAGAGTCCACGTTTTTGATGGCTGCCGTCGCTCCCATGTCTGACAGTGCTGGATCTATTGAATTATAGGAATCCTTGGAACAATTATTGGAAAAAAAAGCACCTGGATAAATATGAGTAGTTGAAAGAGATTTTATTTCATGCAAATAAAAGCTCCAAAGATCACTAATTAATTTGATTTTAATTGGCTGGACACCAGAAATGATTTCATCTCTTGTTTGATGACAGTTTAAGAGGTGTGACATGTCCTCAGAATCTGattcaggtttcatatcactggcatatgtcgtgaaattagttggtatgcagcagcagtacaatgcaatacataaaaaaagttgaattaaaataagtagagcaaaaagagaaacaaagtagtgaggtaacgttcatgggttcaatgtccattcagaaatcagatggcagagaagaagaaggtgtttctgaatcgttgagtgtgtgctttcagcttctgtacttcctccctgatggtaacaatgagaagagggcatgtcctgtgtcaTGGGGGTCTTGATGGTGGATGATGCCTTTTTGACACATCGCTCCTTGAAGTTGTTCTGGTTGCTGgcaaggctggtgcccatgatggagctgactgagtttacgatTCTTTGCAGCTTAATTccatcctatgcagtagcccctcccacCCCATATGAGATGCTGATGCAATCAGATAGAatgtctccatggtacatctgcagaaatttgcaggtgtctttggtgacaaaccaaatcttaaactcctaatgaaacacagcagctgttgtgccttctttgtaactgctttGATAAGCTGGGCCCAGCATGGGTCCTCGGAAATGCTGACACCCAGCGAGGTGAAATTGCTCgtcctttccaattctgatccctctatgaggactggtgtgtgatctCCTTGCCGTACCCTTCATGAAGTCCGCAATCAATTCTTTGGCTGTACTGAGGTCGCTGTTGTGACACTGCTCAACCAGTACGCCTTCTCatcgccatctgaaattctgtcaacaatagttgtgtcatcagcatttAGGTGACATCTGAGCTGTGCGTAGCCGCAcagcatgggtgtagagagagtagagcagtgggctaagcacacatccccgaGGTGTGCCAGTTTTGATCATCAAGGTTACACACGGACTGGGATCttccggtgaggaagtcaaggatccagttgcggagggaagtacagaggcccagattttgggGCTTTTTGATCAAACCTGCaggaatgctgaactgtagtcaataaacagcaactTGATGTAAGTATTAGTATTAGTATTGTCCATGTGATCCAAGGACACATGAAGAGCCAATAACATCGCATCCTCTGTAGCCCTATTGTGGCAAAAGGCAAATTGCATATCTTGGAATTGCCGTGGAAAGCAGAAAAAGTGAAGTGAtcaagaaatttttaaaaatctttattttttaaaatttggattATTTTACACAAAGAGAGAGCTATTTGCAATGTATTGGACAACTACCAAAGCACATATTACATGGACAAATTTAAAAGCATATATATCTAGAGAAGGGAGCACAACATATGCTTGAACACAACAGAAATAGGAATCACTTGGCAAAAGGGTGGTTGACAATGGACTTAGTTTGGGGAACAGATGGAGAAGTATTTCCTCTGAAATGGGatcaggatatatatatatatatatgtttagtggtgaaaatatataaaaagaacAAATTTACATCTCTTTAATAAatcagaaggaaagaaagaaagaaatgctCTACATTTACAATAATATTAAAATGAATCTTGAACCTATCTAAAGTTAGAAAGAACTTGTAACTCTAAGCACCACTTCACAACATCAGGGCATCCCGAATGGTTTGCAGCCAATAAAGTATTTCTGAAGTGTAATTGTTGCATTAGTAAAAAGAAGCATGTAAATTATTTTTGTAGACTGAGGCCATATGAACTGCAATAAAATAAATAGCAGGATAATCTAGATTTAAAGATGTAAATTGAAAGACACATATTGATCAGGGTTCAAGGGATAAGGTCTGCAATTTATTTTGGGGATCTTTGATATTTAACAGGCAGGTCTATTTCCTTGTCCCAGGAATAATACCTCTAAAATGATGACATTGAATTTGTGGTCCATAGTATGCATTTACATGCTAAAGGAGGGTTTGAAACCACAATCTGACAATGCAGAGCAGACATTTATTTACACTGCATGTTGTTAAAGATGACCTGGTAAAAAGAATTGTGAAGTTATTGGCCCTTAGAATTACTATGGAGGACAATAGGCAGAGAATTTAAGCATGATTAAATTCAGTTTGTTGCTTCAGCCATGTAAGACCACAGTTATTGAAAAGTGAAAATGCTGGaacattgaaataaaaacaaaacaaaccaTATGAAGCATCCTATGCAGATATGTCACAACTCGGTATGAGTACTGCTTTGCCTGAGACCACAAGGATCTGCAGAGAGCTCTAGACACAGTCCAACACATCACAGAGACCCTACCCTCCCTAGGCATTCTCTTCATGCCAGGCTGAAGATACAAAaggctgaaagcatgtaccacaaggttcaggaacagtttctattCTGTTGTTATATGACTTTTGAACAGCTCCTCGGGCCAGTAAGATGGACTCATGACTGCTCAATCTACACTGTTAAGAACTTGCATTTTATTGGCTGCCTACACGGCACTTCCTCTGTAAATttaatactttattctgtatccGGTTACTGATTTCCCTTGTagcacctcaatgcactgttataatgaaatgatctgtacagatggcatgcaaaacagatTTTCTTTGTACCTCATTACTTGTGACAATAAAAAATCAATTTACCAGTTTTACTTATTTAAAGTTTCTCAGCTGGTCAGCCAACATCTGTAGTGAGGCAAACAGAGTTGGCATTTTGCATCAGTGCCCTTTTGTTAGattatttaaagatttattttggGGCAGTTTATGGCATGACTTTACCGTGGTTTGTCCATACGTGATGATTATAGGAAGAGATTCCAGGGCCAGAAGAGTCATGCTACCTCGGTCCCAAGACGTTTACACCTCTTTGCCCTTGGTGTTCTCTTCCCGATCCCAAGATTCTCCAAGAAGCTGCACCTAATTACTATTATAAGTATTGTCTTAAATTTCCTGGTTCCCCAGTGATTGGCTCATACAGCACCAAGTTATGCTGCTACCCGCCTGCTGGATCAGACGTTTAACTGACTGCATGCATTTGCTTGGCATGGCAAGCTTAGAGGCTTCCAGCGTTCTCGCTCTCATTGTGTCACTGGTGACCTTTCTTCCTAATTCTCTTACTCTTAGGTCCTTTACTCTCTGATTGTTCTGCCAGAGCAAAATTGTTCACTCTATAAAAGCACCTCAGACTTACGAGCAACATTTTTAATTTCTTAACCTTCTCTGTTCAGCATAGAACTCCCAGCTCCAAGCTCTTCTGGGAGAAGTTCACAGCACAATTATCAAAGTCTTTTCATCCTTCCAAATTGTAGTGCTCAGAATTGTAATTCTGATCATCTGATTACATATTATTGAGATGTATGCATGATGAATAATGCAACTGAAATAAATACTATACAGCTATTTTGCTCCAGTAGAATACTTCGCTATCTAAGTCAGTGCTCTAGAGTGTGGTTATGTTTTTGTAGGTTGTTGGACCAAAGGTTGGAATTCTCTCTAAGGTGTCCCCTGTATttgaggttttgctggctgctcattgTGGAGAACCTagtctctccttggcattatgggGGCTGCAAAGAATAAAAGCGatcaggaccatcacagaggctgctgagtgagCCTCCAGAAGGCTATGGAGAAAGAGCAGATCAGTGCTGCTGGGATACAAGCCGGGACCTGATTGACCCAGGCTGGGTCGCCTGGGCAAGGGTTGAAATGCCCAAAACACCCAACGATCCCAGGTTACATCAGTGGTGGCAGgtcccagcacatcctaggaTGTACCCCTGCATCATAATTGCTTGATGTAGAAATTTCTGCTTGCTATGGACTGGGACTGCTCTTACTGAAATAAAAAGCTGGTAAACTAATGCACCCTTACTTAGTTATACTAGAAGTCTAAACTTATAGCCAACAATAAATGATCAATAACACTGGATGTTACCATCAGTTTTGTTTGAAAGTATACATGATAAACCTTTCTTTTGAAATTGACAGGCAGATTGCTTATTTTATGCACACTTAGGATTCCTAGTTAAcaattattttaaataaatacaGTTTTGTTTTCAATGGATTCCTTATCAGCAGCTTGTCTTTGCTTGTTCTCCAGATTATTTTTTGAGTCAAGATGGGGCTCATTCCCCTCAGGTATGAAATCCAGCAATTGGGAGTCTACGCAGGAAAGCACGCCCGAGTCCTTGGATGATGATTTTGTCATATCTTTAAATTCAGTTTCATAGTTTCCATGGCTTGGAAAAGTCACAGGTCTAGGCACTGCATACTTGTTATCCTGGACTATTTCGAGGGGTACTTCGAAAGCCGAAGGGCCAATCTCACTAAAGGAGCGCTTCAAAGGATTGTGGTGGAAATCTGAAGCCGGAGAAGGCCACGGAACAGCATGGCACGTCATGGAGCAAGTGCAAGGCCGAGGAACATCATAAATGGCATAATTATTTGAGTCAAGAGAAGAGGACTCTGGACTCACTGCTACTGGCTGCACCTTTGTCTTCTTTGCAGCTTTCTGATTGGTTTGAGTAATGATGGAATCATTGCTTGCAGCAGGACTGAATGTTTGAGATTCTTTGGACTGCTGAAGGATGTTCCTCTGGGAATTATTCAGCTCTCCTGGAGAGCTATTCCTGGAAAAATTGTCATAAGATGGTGGTGAGGAATATTTTGGGATATTCTCTGTCAATTGTCCATTCATTCTGGCCCCTTTGGAGTGTGTTGTTGCTTCTGTGTCATGTTTTGCTTCTTTAGGGAACTCCAGAGAAATGGCTTGAACTACCCTGTCAGGAAGCTTGAGGTAACGACAATTGCTTGGCCTCTTTTCCTTGTCATGTTCATTGCTTGTTTCCATGATGGCATTGTTTCCTTTTGTGTTTGCGCTGGTACTGGTCAAGTCCTGATCCTTTCTTACATGTGTAAAATGAGGTAGGTTGGAGCCAATTTGTGCATATGTCTCTTCATCTTTTTCTGACAGCATTTTCTGGATCTGAAACAGAAGATCTATTAATTTGTGTTCTGTACTAGAGCAAAGTACACACTAAGCAAAAGAAAAGTTACCTATTTTGTGGAAGACACACATAATAGTGAAGtggggacatctctttttcccttattagggagagatacagcttgtggtatgttgaataccgggtgaacaagtagtctttggggtactgcaagtctgtgtctttattgatgctttgctgcacacttgagtgctcggtggggggtgcagatgcttttttgctggtgggggaggggggtcatcgctttgctgctgcttatgtgtggggggctcattcattctttagggcactcctctgttatcatggatgtttgcgaagaaaaagaatttcaggatgtatattgtatacatttctctgacattaactatacctattgaaacctaattATTTTAgcagacaatttaaaatgacactACGTGTTTTCCTATTCAATCACGGTCTCTCCTTATTTTCATACATTTTGGGTGAAACTGGCATGTTTCATTTCACTTCTTGTCCTGGCCATCTATGTTACTCAGATTCCTCACAGTTAATGTCCTTTATGTATTTGCAGTGAAAATGGCAGACGTGATCAATATCATTCACTATTTTTTGGGAGATTCTCAGATGAACATATGGGAGATGTGTTTGCAACTTCAGGTCCAACATAAAACAACTGCATAAACCTAGCAGCTGGTTTGAATATAAATCACAATGACAGCTTAAGTGGGATTTTTGCAAATTCATACTTTCAGTGACCTTTTGTACACTATTATATCAGTATAACATAAACAGCATGTGAAGTCAAAAATCACATTTTCAGTTCAGCTGGTGGGATCTGGAATTCCTTTCTCCGAAGGCTGTGAACTACCAGAGCTTCTGAACTGAGCTGCATAGGGTTTCATTAGGCTAGGTCATCCAGGCATGCAGAGCAAAGGTGGGGAGATATAAATATAATCAAATAACTGAATGAAGTAGAGGCCAGGCTTAAGAGACTTAATGGCTCAGTACTCTTTATGATGTCCCTTATAAGCCAAACTttattttgtgatttttaaaaaaaattacaaaacttgttttattttattaagtgtgagtacctgGCTCAGTTTAAAATAGATGAGAGCTACTCCAATGATAGCTGCAAGGCACACTACCAAAACCATCACAAGCAGGACAATAGCCACCGTTAAATATGCCCGAAGTGGATTGGAACCTTCTGGTGCTCCATCATCAGCAGTTAACTGTCCTGTCACAGGTACCTAGAgtgggagtacagagaaaataaaTTACTCACACCCTTGTCTCAATCGCATACGGTATTATGGTCTTAAAAGGTAGTTTCAGGTAGATTGGAAAGCAGAAGCAAATCTACAAAAAGAATTTGCTTGATTTCAGTAAATGGTGGACCAGGATCTGATTAAGCTACTCCTGTTTTTAATTGGTATTTTCATATCATGGGTGAATTTACATAGTGGCGTAATTTGGAATGATgcctttagagtcatagagaagtacagcacagaaacaggccctcagcccatctagtccattgtgaaacaatttaaactgcctttGGACCTGTGCATGTATAGTGTAGGAGTGGGAATAAGCCACATGGGCCTCATGCCTGCTTTGCGATTCAATAAGATTGTGACTGATCTAATATTAgaatatagaacgtagaacagtacagcacaggaacaggccattcagccacaatgttgtgctgaactggctaaaaattaaataaaaaaactcccaaaaactaatccctcttacctacacaaagtccatgtatagaacatggaacaatgTTGGCCTTGGCCCACTCTTTGATTCTCCTAAATTTGAGAAGTTTATCTCATCCTTGACTGTACTTGGATTTTAGTAAATACCTTAATCTCCTCTGAAGCTATGCCACTAAGTAAATTCACCCATGACATGAAGATACCAAATTGGAGCGGCTCATTCAGATCCTGGTCCATCAGTTAATAAAATCATGCATTATTTGTAAATTTGCTTCTGATTTTCCATGTACCTGCAATTATCTTTTAAGACAATAAGACTATAAGgcgaaggagcagaattaggctattaggTCTAAtcagagtctgctctgccattagatcatggctgatttattttccatatcaaccccattttccttgtaatctttgataccattactaatcaagaacctttcaacttcCACTTTGAATGTACTCAATgaattggtctccacagccgtctgtgataatgaattccatTCTCTAGCTAAAAGAATTCCTCTTCATCACTGTTataaagggatgttcttctagtctgaggctgtgccctctgatctatTGGAAGCGTCCtctcatatccactctatccaacattcagtaggtttcaataagatcccccttcattcttctcatctccagtgagtacaggcacagggctatcaaatgctcctcatctgCTAACTCTTTCATTACTAGGATAATTTTTGTAATGCTTAGAATTAATTCATgtaatttaaaatacaaatacacacaATAAAATTTTGTTTTTACTATCAAAGCATACTACATAttcaaaatatatactatatactcaCGTGCCTttataattctctttactccactgtaataataaTATGTGCAATTttagcttctccatctcaaactacAGAGTGAAtcatatcatattatgatcactgcctcctaagggttcctttactttaagctccctaatcaaatgcATAGCACCAATTCCAGAACTGCCTTTCCTGTGGGTTCAGCCACAAGCTGCTCAATAAAGCATCATATAAGCACAAATTCCTCTCTTGATAACcagtaccaatctgattttcccaatctacccacATAGGCAACTTTACCAGCAGATCCATCTGCCTaaacgtgtatccttggatgctTAGCTTCCAGTAGAGATCTTGTAACCATGACTCAGtggtgcctacaacatcatacctgctcaTTTCTAACTTCGCT from Hypanus sabinus isolate sHypSab1 chromosome 3, sHypSab1.hap1, whole genome shotgun sequence carries:
- the LOC132390799 gene encoding uncharacterized protein LOC132390799; its protein translation is MPKKRRKMLTKLFYMFWVMNCVWFHLLLVPVTGQLTADDGAPEGSNPLRAYLTVAIVLLVMVLVVCLAAIIGVALIYFKLSQIQKMLSEKDEETYAQIGSNLPHFTHVRKDQDLTSTSANTKGNNAIMETSNEHDKEKRPSNCRYLKLPDRVVQAISLEFPKEAKHDTEATTHSKGARMNGQLTENIPKYSSPPSYDNFSRNSSPGELNNSQRNILQQSKESQTFSPAASNDSIITQTNQKAAKKTKVQPVAVSPESSSLDSNNYAIYDVPRPCTCSMTCHAVPWPSPASDFHHNPLKRSFSEIGPSAFEVPLEIVQDNKYAVPRPVTFPSHGNYETEFKDMTKSSSKDSGVLSCVDSQLLDFIPEGNEPHLDSKNNLENKQRQAADKESIENKTVFI